One segment of Deinococcus arcticus DNA contains the following:
- a CDS encoding ABC transporter permease, translating to MGTYALRRVLQMIPLLLVISLLIFMLTALQPGDPVDQLVFGNSNITPEDIARLKAAYGLDQPWYTRYFFWLKEAVTGNFGYSQDHGIPALDFVFQNRLPNTLLLTVPALLLSTLIAVPLGIFSAVRQYSLLDYVLTFFAFVAVSAPVFWVGALAMYFFAIFLPQATGGLVALPPGGLGGDLPPEAGWLAVTLDKIKYLLLPLMILMLREIAVTLRFMRANMLETLTQDYVRTARAKGLADRRVLYKHALRNAVTPIVTLMGLAIPGLFGGAVITENVFSWPGMGKAILDALVSKDFNVVMVCLMLLALLTVVFQLLTDLAYGLVDPRVRYS from the coding sequence ATGGGAACCTACGCACTTCGCCGCGTTCTGCAGATGATTCCGCTGCTGCTGGTCATCAGCCTGCTGATCTTTATGCTCACTGCCCTGCAGCCGGGCGATCCGGTGGATCAACTGGTGTTTGGCAACAGCAACATCACCCCCGAAGACATTGCCCGCCTGAAGGCCGCTTACGGCCTGGATCAGCCCTGGTACACCCGCTATTTCTTCTGGCTCAAAGAGGCCGTTACTGGTAATTTCGGATACTCCCAGGACCACGGTATTCCCGCCCTGGACTTTGTGTTCCAGAACCGCCTGCCCAACACCCTGCTGCTGACTGTTCCCGCCCTGCTGCTGAGCACCCTTATTGCGGTGCCGCTGGGTATTTTCAGTGCCGTGCGCCAGTATTCCCTCTTGGACTACGTGCTGACGTTCTTCGCCTTTGTGGCTGTCAGCGCGCCGGTGTTCTGGGTGGGCGCCCTGGCCATGTATTTCTTTGCCATCTTTCTGCCGCAGGCCACGGGTGGGCTGGTGGCGCTGCCGCCCGGCGGCCTGGGCGGCGACCTGCCCCCAGAGGCGGGCTGGCTGGCCGTGACCCTGGACAAGATCAAGTACCTCTTGCTGCCGCTGATGATTCTGATGCTGCGCGAGATCGCCGTGACCCTGCGCTTCATGCGCGCCAACATGCTTGAAACCCTCACGCAGGACTATGTGCGCACCGCCCGCGCCAAGGGGCTGGCCGACCGCCGGGTGCTCTACAAGCACGCGCTGCGCAACGCGGTCACGCCCATCGTGACCCTGATGGGGCTGGCGATTCCCGGCCTGTTCGGCGGCGCCGTGATTACCGAGAACGTGTTCTCCTGGCCCGGGATGGGCAAGGCCATTCTGGACGCCCTGGTCAGCAAGGATTTCAACGTGGTGATGGTCTGCCTGATGCTGCTGGCCCTGCTGACCGTGGTGTTTCAGCTTCTGACCGACCTTGCTTACGGTCTGGTTGACCCCCGCGTGCGGTACTCGTGA